Proteins encoded by one window of Gammaproteobacteria bacterium:
- a CDS encoding hypothetical protein (Evidence 5 : Unknown function), with the protein MTYSIDFRRKVLAIQEQEQLTYAEIASRFGIGIATLTRWRSRLEPKLTRDKPATKINRESLARDVEMHPDAYQFERAKRLGVSRSGIGQALKRMRISYKKKTLSHPKANEEKRTAFQERMEVYETEGRSIVFIDEAGFAVDMPRRNGYAPIGKQDWNAKGRVNAIGALIGMCNALYRNHQ; encoded by the coding sequence ATGACATATTCAATTGATTTCCGTCGCAAAGTGCTCGCCATACAAGAACAAGAACAGCTCACCTACGCTGAAATCGCAAGCCGCTTTGGAATTGGGATTGCCACTTTGACGCGTTGGCGTTCACGCCTGGAGCCAAAACTAACTCGAGACAAACCCGCCACGAAAATTAATAGGGAATCGCTGGCGCGTGATGTTGAAATGCACCCTGACGCCTATCAATTCGAGCGAGCTAAACGTTTAGGGGTGAGTAGGAGCGGCATTGGTCAAGCATTAAAACGCATGAGAATCAGCTATAAGAAAAAAACACTATCACACCCAAAAGCAAATGAAGAGAAGAGAACAGCCTTTCAAGAGCGAATGGAAGTATATGAAACAGAAGGGAGAAGCATAGTTTTTATCGATGAGGCGGGATTCGCGGTGGATATGCCACGCCGCAACGGCTACGCGCCGATTGGCAAGCAAGATTGGAATGCTAAAGGGCGAGTGAACGCCATTGGAGCGTTGATTGGTATGTGTAACGCTCTTTACCGGAACCATCAATAG